The genomic window ATCAGCCGCTCGTGCGCGGGGCTGCCGCCGAGGCGGGGGCCCTTGGTGGGCGTGGGCATGCTTGGTGCTCCTCAGGTGTGGCGGCAGCGCGGACTAGAGCTGCTCGGTCTCGCGGTAGTCGTCGGTGTCGTAGTCGGCCTCGCCGAAGGCGTCCACGACGTGCGCCGGGTCGAAGTTCGGAGCCGAGTCCTTCAGCCCGAGACCCATCCCGGCGAGCTTCATCTTGACCTCGTCGATCGACTTCTGACCGAAATTCCGGATGTCGAGGAGGTCGGCCTCGGTACGCCCGATGAGCTCACCAACGGAGTTGATGCCCTCGCGCTTGAGGCAGTTGTAGGAGCGGACGGTGAGGTCCAGCTCCTCGATCGGCAGGGCCAGGTCCGCCGCCAGCTGGGCGTCCTGCGGGGACGGCCCGATGTCGATGCCCTCGGCGGTCTCGTCCAGCTCCCGGGCCAGGCCGAAGAGCTCCACCAGCGTCGAGCCGGCCGAGGCCAGCGCGGTACGCGGGCCCATCGACGGCTTGGTCTCGACGTCGATGATCAGCCGGTCGAAGTCGGTCCGCTGCTCGACGCGGGTCGCCTCGACGCGGTACGTCACCTTGAGCACCGGCGAGTAGATCGAGTCGACCGGGATCCGGCCGATCTCGGCGCCCGCCTGCTTGTTCTGCGCGGCCGTGACGTAGCCCCGGCCCCGCTCGACGGTCAGCTCCATGTCGAGCCGGCCCTTGCCGTTCAGGGTGGCGAGCTTCAGGTCCGGGTTGTGCACCGAGACACCGGCCGGGGGCTGGATGTCACCGGCGGTCACGTCGCCCGGGCCCTGCTTGCGCAGGTACATGCTGACCGGCTCGTCGTGCTCGGAGCTGACGCAGAGCTCCTTGATGTTCATGACGAGCTCGACCACGTCCTCCTTGACACCGGGGATCGTGGTGAACTCGTGCAGCACACCGTCGATCTTGATCGAGGTGACGGCCGCGCCCGGGATGGACGACAGCAGCGTACGACGCAGCGAGTTGCCCAGGGTGTAGCCGAAGCCCGGCTCCAGCGGCTCGATGGTGAACCGGGAGCGGGTCTCGTTGATCGACTCTTCGGAGAGAGACGGTCGCTGGCTGATGAGCATTTCTTCTCTTCTCTTCCGGGACGCCCGCTATTTGACGCCCACGACACAAACTGTTCCGGTGGCCCGCCCCGGGGGGCGGGCCACCGCAACGAGCCCTTACTTGGAGTAGAGCTCGACGATCAGCTGCTCCTGGACCTGCGTGTCGATGACCTGCCGGGCCGGGAGCGAGTGCACCAGGATCTTCATCTGGCTGGGGATGGCCTCGAGCCAGGCCGGCACCGCCCGCGAACCCGCCTGAGCCTGCGCAACGATGAACGGGGTCAGCTCCTTGCTCTTCCCCCGGACCTCGATGATGTCGTGCTCCTTGACGCGGTACGACGGGATGTCGACCTTCTTGCCGTTCACCGTGAAGTGGCCGTGCTTGACCAGCTGGCGGGCCATGTCACGCGAGTGCGCGTAGCCAGCCCGGTAAACGACGTTGTCCAGCCGCGACTCGAGGATCTGCAGGAGGACCTCACCGGTCTTGGCCTGCTTGCCCACGGCCTCCTCGTAGTAACCGCGGAACTGCTTCTCCAGCACGCCGTAGACGCGGCGGGCCTTCTGCTTCTCACGGAGCTGGAGCAGGTACTCCGTCTCCTTGGTGCGGCCGCGGCCGTGCTGCCCGGGCGGGAACGGCCGGGACTCGAACGGGCACTTCGGGCCATCGCACTTGCTGCCCTTGAGGAACAGCTTCATCTTCTCCCGCCGGCAACGGCGGCAGTCAGCACCGGTGTAACGAGCCATCTCTCTCTACCTCTCAGACCCGACGACGCTTCGGCGGACGGCACCCGTTGTGCGGCTGCGGGGTGACGTCGGAGATCTGCCCGACCTCCAGCCCGACGGCCTGCAGCGAACGGATAGCGGTCTCCCGGCCGGAGCCGGGGCCCTTGACGAACACGTCGACCTTGCGCATGCCGTGCTCCATCGCCCGACGCGCGGCGGCCTCGGCGGCCAGCTGCGCGGCGAACGGGGTCGACTTGCGCGAGCCCTTGAAGCCAACCTGGCCCGCGGAGGCCCAGGAGATGACCGCACCGGTCGGGTCCGTGATGGACACGATGGTGTTGTTGAAGGTGCTCTTGATGTGCGCCTGCCCGTGGGCGACGTTCTTGCGTTCCTTGCGCCGGACCTTCTTGACAGCGGCTCCGGCACGAGCCTTCGGTGGCATAAGTCTGTGCGCTCCTAGTTACTTCTTGCCGGGCTTCTTCTTGCCGGCGACGGTCCGCTTCGGGCCCTTCCGGGTCCGCGCGTTGGTCTTGGTCCGCTGGCCACGCACGGGCAGGCCCCGGCGGTGCCGGATGCCGGCGTAGCAGCCGATCTCGACCTTGCGGCGGATGTCAGCGGCGACCTCGCGGCGCAGGTCGCCTTCTACCTTGTAGTTGCCCTCGATGTGGTTGCGGAGCTGGACCAGCTCCTCATCCGTGAGGTCCCGAGCGCGCTTGTCCGGCGAGATGCCGGTAGCAGCGAGTGTCTCCAGGGCGCGGGTGCGACCGACCCCGAAGATGTAGGTGAGCGCGATCTCCATCCGCTTCTCGCGGGGGAGGTCCACGCCGACTAGACGTGCCATGTGCGGGCGTACTCCTCGTGATGTTGTGGCGGAGGTGTGGACCCGTCCCATCCCGCTACCGACCGTCCCTGTCCTTCCGGCGCGATCAGCGCCGGCGACCGGGATCGGTCGCTGCCCGAGCGGGCCCCGGCCTCCGACCGGGGGTCAACCACGATTCAGTACGCGCTGCGTACCGCTCGCGGCTGGAACGAGCTGGTGATGTGCTGTCTGGATCTGCGGTCCGGACCGATCCGACCGGCCGTCACGACCGGTGGGACTGGTTCAGCCCTGGCGCTGCTTGTGGCGCGGGTCAGAAGAGCAGATGACCATGACCCGGCCGTGCCGCCGGATGATCCGGCAGTTGTTGCAGATCCTCTTGACGCTCGGCTTGACCTTCACGGTTGCCTTACTTCCCATCTGGCCCGGAGGCGCGACGACGCGCGACGCCGGACGTCGAAGACGGACACGGGGACGACCCGGCCGCCGTCAGGCTTTACTTGTAGCGGTAGACGATGCGCCCGCGGGTCAGGTCGTACGGCGAGAGTTCGACGACGACCCGGTCCTCCGGCAGGATGCGGATGTAGTGCTGCCGCATCTTGCCGCTGATGTGAGCCAGCACCTTG from Micromonospora kangleipakensis includes these protein-coding regions:
- a CDS encoding DNA-directed RNA polymerase subunit alpha, with product MLISQRPSLSEESINETRSRFTIEPLEPGFGYTLGNSLRRTLLSSIPGAAVTSIKIDGVLHEFTTIPGVKEDVVELVMNIKELCVSSEHDEPVSMYLRKQGPGDVTAGDIQPPAGVSVHNPDLKLATLNGKGRLDMELTVERGRGYVTAAQNKQAGAEIGRIPVDSIYSPVLKVTYRVEATRVEQRTDFDRLIIDVETKPSMGPRTALASAGSTLVELFGLARELDETAEGIDIGPSPQDAQLAADLALPIEELDLTVRSYNCLKREGINSVGELIGRTEADLLDIRNFGQKSIDEVKMKLAGMGLGLKDSAPNFDPAHVVDAFGEADYDTDDYRETEQL
- the rpsD gene encoding 30S ribosomal protein S4 translates to MARYTGADCRRCRREKMKLFLKGSKCDGPKCPFESRPFPPGQHGRGRTKETEYLLQLREKQKARRVYGVLEKQFRGYYEEAVGKQAKTGEVLLQILESRLDNVVYRAGYAHSRDMARQLVKHGHFTVNGKKVDIPSYRVKEHDIIEVRGKSKELTPFIVAQAQAGSRAVPAWLEAIPSQMKILVHSLPARQVIDTQVQEQLIVELYSK
- the rpsK gene encoding 30S ribosomal protein S11 gives rise to the protein MPPKARAGAAVKKVRRKERKNVAHGQAHIKSTFNNTIVSITDPTGAVISWASAGQVGFKGSRKSTPFAAQLAAEAAARRAMEHGMRKVDVFVKGPGSGRETAIRSLQAVGLEVGQISDVTPQPHNGCRPPKRRRV
- the rpsM gene encoding 30S ribosomal protein S13; translation: MARLVGVDLPREKRMEIALTYIFGVGRTRALETLAATGISPDKRARDLTDEELVQLRNHIEGNYKVEGDLRREVAADIRRKVEIGCYAGIRHRRGLPVRGQRTKTNARTRKGPKRTVAGKKKPGKK
- the rpmJ gene encoding 50S ribosomal protein L36; this encodes MKVKPSVKRICNNCRIIRRHGRVMVICSSDPRHKQRQG
- the infA gene encoding translation initiation factor IF-1, which codes for MPKKDGAIEIEGRVIEPLPNAMFRVELANGHKVLAHISGKMRQHYIRILPEDRVVVELSPYDLTRGRIVYRYK